The following coding sequences lie in one Maribacter forsetii DSM 18668 genomic window:
- a CDS encoding ATP-dependent DNA ligase codes for MKNFAQLIKTLDSTNKTTVKVQALTDYFLKANDADKVWTIAILSHRRPPRPVNTTLLRTWASELANIPLWLFEESYHIVGDLAETIALVIPAANESSDKSLTVFLQEMIALKKKTDEEKKRYLYENWKVLNYYERFVFTKLITGGFRIGVSQKLMTRALAKATEIDEDILAYKLMGNWDPNTISFQQLVLEENESDYLSKPYPFYLAYAIEGEASDLGDIHDWSAEHKWDGIRSQVILRNDELFVWSRGEELVTDKYPEFEKFISVIPNGTVIDGEILPYPKETIGTFNDLQTRIGRKNVTAALMKKVPVILKVYDLLEWEGKDIRQLPFMKRREILEKMFNDITERSQNEIPLHISETMHFKSWDELAQERDRSREMHSEGLMLKRKDSPYLVGRKKGDWWKWKVDPLTIDAVLTYAMRGHGRRSNLFTDYTFALWKDNEEGEKELVTFAKAYSGLTDAEFRKLDAWIKKNTLERFGPVRSVTPHHVFEIAFEGIALSKRHKSGIATRFPRMLRWRKDKNIHEANTLSDLEALIPN; via the coding sequence ATGAAAAATTTCGCCCAGCTCATAAAGACACTAGATAGCACCAATAAAACTACGGTTAAGGTTCAAGCGTTGACCGATTACTTTTTAAAAGCCAACGATGCCGATAAGGTATGGACAATAGCTATTTTATCTCATAGAAGACCACCAAGACCTGTCAACACCACTCTTTTAAGAACTTGGGCTTCAGAATTGGCAAATATACCCCTGTGGTTATTTGAAGAGAGTTATCATATTGTAGGTGATCTAGCCGAGACCATAGCATTGGTCATTCCTGCAGCAAATGAGTCATCAGATAAAAGCCTAACGGTATTTCTGCAAGAAATGATCGCTTTAAAAAAGAAGACGGATGAAGAAAAGAAAAGGTACCTATATGAAAACTGGAAAGTATTAAACTACTATGAACGTTTTGTATTTACAAAATTGATAACTGGCGGTTTCAGAATTGGTGTAAGTCAAAAATTAATGACCCGGGCATTAGCCAAAGCTACCGAAATAGATGAAGATATACTAGCCTATAAACTTATGGGAAATTGGGACCCGAACACTATATCTTTTCAGCAATTGGTTCTTGAAGAAAATGAAAGTGATTACCTATCTAAACCCTACCCATTTTATTTAGCCTATGCAATAGAAGGTGAAGCTTCTGACTTAGGCGATATTCATGACTGGTCTGCTGAACATAAATGGGATGGCATCCGCTCACAAGTTATCCTTAGAAATGATGAACTTTTTGTGTGGAGCCGTGGTGAAGAATTGGTAACGGATAAGTATCCCGAATTTGAAAAATTTATAAGCGTAATTCCCAATGGTACTGTTATTGATGGCGAAATTCTTCCTTATCCTAAAGAAACAATTGGAACATTTAACGATTTACAAACTCGTATTGGGCGTAAGAATGTAACCGCGGCGCTTATGAAAAAAGTGCCTGTTATTTTAAAAGTCTATGACCTTTTAGAATGGGAAGGAAAAGACATTCGACAGTTACCTTTTATGAAGCGCAGGGAGATTTTAGAGAAAATGTTTAACGATATCACCGAACGTAGCCAAAACGAAATACCGCTTCACATTTCTGAAACAATGCATTTTAAATCATGGGATGAGTTGGCACAAGAAAGAGATCGCTCTCGTGAAATGCATAGCGAGGGATTGATGCTAAAAAGAAAAGATTCTCCTTATTTAGTAGGACGAAAAAAGGGTGACTGGTGGAAATGGAAAGTTGACCCGTTAACTATTGACGCCGTACTTACCTATGCCATGAGAGGACATGGAAGGCGCAGTAATCTCTTTACAGATTATACCTTTGCCCTTTGGAAAGACAACGAGGAAGGAGAAAAAGAACTGGTAACTTTTGCAAAGGCTTATTCCGGATTAACAGATGCGGAATTTAGAAAGCTTGATGCATGGATAAAGAAAAATACGCTAGAAAGATTTGGACCTGTAAGAAGTGTTACACCACATCACGTTTTTGAAATTGCTTTTGAAGGTATAGCATTATCTAAACGACATAAAAGTGGAATAGCCACTCGTTTTCCCAGAATGTTACGATGGCGAAAAGATAAGAACATTCATGAAGCAAATACGCTATCAGATTTAGAGGCGCTAATACCCAACTAA